DNA sequence from the Pedobacter sp. W3I1 genome:
ATTGATTGAATTCTAGCAGACTTTCTCCAATCTGCTAGAATTTATTAGTTATTAACATCAGGTCCACATCACCAGGTTGCCTACAGCTTGCACAAAAAAAAATGCAGGAAGCTGAAACTACCTGCACTTTAACTCAAACCGTAGAAAGGATTATACCAACTTAACATTAACGGCGTTTGGCCCTTTTTTGCCATCCTGAATATCGAATGTCACTTCGTCATTCTCCCTCACATCATCCTTGAGACCCGAGATATGAACAAAAAACTCCTTGCCGGTCCCCTCTTCCACTACAAATCCAAATCCTTTTGATTCATTAAAAAATTTTACTTTACCTGATGCCATAATAACTGTTTTTCTTTAAGATGTTTATTATTATGCAAGTTATTAAATAAGTTGTAAAGTTCACAGCCCGTGTCGTCTTTAGGATGTATATCTC
Encoded proteins:
- a CDS encoding cold-shock protein, whose product is MASGKVKFFNESKGFGFVVEEGTGKEFFVHISGLKDDVRENDEVTFDIQDGKKGPNAVNVKLV